A single region of the Anaerolineae bacterium genome encodes:
- a CDS encoding 6-phosphofructokinase — MSTNQTKSLGVLTSGGDAPGMNAAVRAVVRTALDRGVAVYAIYEGYRGMVEGGNRIRQMDWDSVGGIIQQGGTVIGSARCQEFRTREGRRQAARNLLEYGIDSLVIIGGDGSLTGANLFRQEWPELLAELVEQGQLSQKQAEQHPHLKIAGMVGSIDNDMFGTDMTIGADTALRRIAEAVDAISSTAASHQRTFVVEVMGRHCGYLALMSALATGAGWVLIPESPPEMDDWEDEMCRVLKAGRDAGRRASIVIVAEGAQDKNGQPISSDYVKKILEERLGEDTRVTILGHVQRGGSPGAFDRYLTTLLGHAAVEEILSTPPDSEPQLIGIRHNRIIQSPLMACVKETHDIADVIAAQNYEKAMEMRGGSFKQAFHILSTLQRAKPHQPEPGQKQLKLAVMNAGMLAPGMNTAVRTAVRLGLDQGHTILAIRNGFQGFINGEIEAMQWMSVSNWASRGGSELGTTRKVPTASDFYAMARHIEEHQIQGLLMIGGWPGYAAIYQLYSKRNEFPAFNIPMICLPATINNNLPGCELSIGIDTALNNIVEAVDKIKQSAMAARRCFIVEVMGGYCGFLALMSGLATGAERVYLHEEGVTLNDLQTDLTHLVEGFEHGKRLGLMIRNEKANPLYSTDFMRALFEEEGGDLFDVRQAILGHLQIGGDPSPFDRIQATQLAARCIDFLVEQIKKGSAPVAAIGQQGGKVQISSLEDFPRLVDLERQRPKEQWWLDLRLIARVMAQPGPKNV; from the coding sequence ATGTCAACCAATCAAACCAAAAGCCTGGGCGTTCTTACCAGCGGCGGCGACGCCCCAGGCATGAACGCGGCCGTGCGAGCCGTGGTGCGCACAGCGCTGGACCGAGGCGTGGCGGTATACGCCATTTACGAAGGCTACCGGGGCATGGTTGAGGGCGGCAACCGCATCCGCCAGATGGATTGGGACTCGGTGGGGGGCATCATTCAGCAGGGCGGCACGGTTATTGGTTCGGCCCGTTGCCAGGAATTTCGCACCCGCGAGGGACGGCGACAGGCCGCCCGCAACCTGTTGGAATACGGCATTGATAGCCTGGTGATCATTGGCGGCGACGGTAGTTTGACCGGGGCCAATCTCTTCAGGCAGGAATGGCCGGAATTGCTGGCCGAATTGGTTGAGCAGGGCCAGCTTAGCCAGAAGCAAGCCGAGCAGCACCCCCACCTGAAAATCGCCGGGATGGTCGGTTCTATTGACAACGACATGTTTGGCACCGATATGACCATCGGCGCGGATACGGCCCTGCGCCGCATTGCCGAAGCCGTTGACGCCATTTCCAGCACCGCCGCCAGCCATCAACGCACCTTTGTGGTTGAGGTGATGGGGCGTCATTGCGGCTACTTGGCCCTGATGAGCGCCCTGGCCACCGGCGCGGGTTGGGTTTTGATCCCCGAAAGCCCGCCGGAGATGGATGATTGGGAAGATGAAATGTGCCGGGTTTTAAAGGCCGGCCGTGATGCCGGTCGGCGGGCCAGCATTGTGATTGTGGCCGAAGGCGCCCAGGATAAAAACGGGCAGCCCATTTCCAGCGACTACGTTAAAAAGATATTGGAGGAACGATTGGGCGAAGACACCCGGGTGACGATTTTGGGTCACGTCCAGCGGGGCGGCTCCCCCGGCGCTTTTGACCGCTATCTGACTACTTTGCTGGGCCACGCTGCCGTAGAGGAAATCCTGTCCACTCCCCCAGATAGCGAACCGCAACTCATTGGCATTCGCCACAACCGGATCATCCAGTCGCCTTTGATGGCGTGCGTAAAAGAAACGCACGATATTGCCGACGTGATTGCCGCTCAAAATTACGAAAAAGCTATGGAAATGCGCGGCGGCAGTTTTAAGCAAGCCTTCCACATTCTTAGCACCTTGCAACGAGCCAAGCCTCATCAGCCGGAACCAGGCCAGAAACAACTGAAACTGGCGGTGATGAATGCGGGCATGCTGGCCCCCGGCATGAACACTGCCGTGCGCACCGCCGTCAGGTTGGGCCTTGATCAGGGCCATACAATTTTGGCCATCAGAAATGGGTTCCAGGGCTTTATCAACGGAGAGATTGAAGCGATGCAGTGGATGAGCGTAAGCAATTGGGCCTCCCGGGGCGGGTCCGAGTTGGGCACCACGCGGAAAGTGCCCACCGCCAGCGACTTTTATGCCATGGCCCGCCATATTGAAGAGCATCAGATTCAGGGGCTGCTGATGATTGGCGGCTGGCCCGGTTATGCCGCCATTTACCAACTGTATAGTAAACGAAATGAATTTCCCGCCTTCAACATCCCCATGATCTGCCTGCCCGCCACCATTAACAACAATCTGCCCGGCTGCGAGTTGAGCATTGGCATTGATACGGCGCTGAACAATATTGTGGAAGCGGTGGATAAAATCAAACAATCGGCCATGGCCGCCCGGCGCTGCTTCATTGTGGAAGTAATGGGCGGCTACTGCGGCTTTTTGGCCTTAATGAGCGGGCTGGCCACAGGCGCCGAACGGGTTTACCTGCACGAAGAGGGCGTGACTTTGAATGATTTGCAAACAGACCTGACCCACCTGGTGGAAGGATTTGAACACGGCAAACGATTAGGCTTAATGATCCGTAACGAAAAAGCCAACCCTTTGTACAGCACCGATTTTATGCGCGCCCTCTTTGAAGAAGAAGGCGGCGACCTGTTTGACGTGCGCCAGGCTATTTTGGGACACTTGCAAATTGGCGGCGACCCTTCGCCCTTCGATCGCATTCAAGCGACCCAATTGGCGGCCCGGTGCATAGATTTTCTGGTTGAGCAAATAAAAAAAGGTTCCGCCCCTGTTGCGGCCATTGGCCAGCAAGGTGGCAAAGTACAGATTTCCAGTCTGGAAGATTTTCCGCGCCTGGTTGATCTGGAACGCCAACGCCCTAAAGAGCAGTGGTGGCTGGACCTGCGCCTGATTGCCAGGGTGATGGCCCAACCGGGACCAAAAAATGTTTAA
- the serS gene encoding serine--tRNA ligase produces the protein MLDLNFIRENPDQVKAALVNLNTEAPIDEILELDRQRRDILKEVETLRQERNAGSKAIGQLMRQGKKDEAETQKQRMTDLGDRISRLDEQLRRIETDLLDKQLYVPNMPGPGVPVGPDENHNVEVRRWGELPKFDFAPKAHWDLGEALDIIDFERGVKISGTRFYVFKGAGAALHRALTNFFLDVGVREHGYTEVYPPFMVREQAAIGAAHLPKFRDNMYYDAEEDYWFIGTAEVPLTNLFAGEILDAEQLPIKYLAHTPCFRREKMSAGRDVRGIKRVHQFEKVEMYHYTLPEESYEHLEQIVANAEDLCRRLNLPYRVVQMRTGDLGFAAAKKYDLEAWVPGPEGKGEWLEISSCSNCVDFQARRANVRFRREPGARPEFIHTLNGSGLPPGRLMIAVLENYQQADGSIVVPEVLRPYMGGLEVIL, from the coding sequence GTGCTTGACCTAAACTTTATCCGCGAAAACCCTGATCAAGTCAAAGCCGCGCTGGTCAACCTGAATACCGAGGCGCCCATTGACGAAATTTTGGAACTGGACCGGCAGCGGCGCGATATTCTGAAAGAGGTGGAAACTCTGCGCCAGGAACGTAACGCCGGCAGCAAGGCCATTGGCCAACTGATGCGCCAGGGCAAAAAAGATGAAGCCGAAACCCAAAAACAGCGCATGACTGATCTTGGCGACCGGATCAGCCGGCTTGACGAGCAATTGCGCCGGATAGAAACCGACCTGTTGGACAAGCAGCTTTACGTGCCCAACATGCCCGGCCCCGGCGTGCCAGTTGGGCCGGATGAAAACCACAATGTTGAAGTGCGGCGGTGGGGCGAACTGCCCAAATTTGATTTTGCCCCCAAAGCCCACTGGGACCTGGGCGAAGCATTGGACATTATTGATTTTGAGCGCGGCGTAAAAATCAGCGGCACGCGCTTTTACGTGTTCAAGGGCGCGGGCGCGGCCCTGCATCGCGCTTTGACCAACTTTTTCCTGGATGTGGGCGTCCGGGAACACGGCTACACCGAAGTTTACCCGCCCTTTATGGTGCGCGAGCAGGCCGCCATTGGCGCGGCCCACCTGCCCAAGTTCCGCGACAATATGTACTACGACGCCGAAGAAGATTACTGGTTCATCGGCACCGCCGAAGTGCCGCTGACCAATCTTTTTGCCGGCGAGATTCTGGACGCCGAACAACTGCCGATCAAGTATCTGGCCCATACCCCCTGCTTTCGCCGCGAGAAGATGAGCGCCGGGCGCGACGTGCGCGGCATCAAACGGGTACACCAATTTGAAAAAGTAGAGATGTACCATTATACTCTGCCCGAAGAAAGTTACGAGCACCTGGAACAAATTGTGGCCAACGCCGAAGACCTGTGCCGGCGGCTCAACCTGCCCTACCGGGTGGTGCAGATGCGCACCGGCGACCTGGGCTTTGCCGCCGCCAAAAAATATGACCTGGAAGCCTGGGTGCCCGGGCCCGAAGGCAAAGGCGAATGGCTGGAAATCAGCAGTTGCAGCAACTGTGTTGACTTCCAAGCCCGCCGGGCCAATGTTCGCTTCCGCCGCGAGCCAGGGGCCAGGCCAGAGTTCATCCATACCCTCAACGGGAGCGGCCTGCCTCCGGGACGATTGATGATCGCCGTACTGGAAAACTACCAGCAAGCCGACGGCAGCATTGTGGTGCCGGAAGTGCTGCGGCCGTATATGGGCGGATTAGAGGTCATACTCTAA